A single genomic interval of Hippea jasoniae harbors:
- a CDS encoding TrpB-like pyridoxal phosphate-dependent enzyme, with the protein MERKILLSENEMPTYWYNVLGDLLTPLKPPLNPQTKKPLTAEDLKIFPEALIEQEMSTQTEIEIPQKVREIYALWRPTPLVRALNLEKALGTPAKIYYKNESVSPAGSHKPNTAIAQAYYNKEAGIKTLTTETGAGQWGSALALAGSLLGINVRVYMVKVSYNQKPFRKSMIHLWGAEVFASPSNNTRIGREILKKDPDNQGSLGLAISEAIEDAVEHENTNYALGSVLNHVLLHQTVIGLEAKKQLEKVNDYPDVIVAPCGGGSNLGGISLPFIRDKINGKDVRVVAVEPASCPTLTKGVFRYDYADVAKMTPLLNMYTLGHQFMPPSIHAGGLRYHGDSPIISQLKKDGLIEATSYKQTEVFEAGVLFAKTEGIVPAPETCHAIKAAVDEAIKAKEEAKEKTILICFSGHGHFDMTSYDMYLSGQMEDYEYPEEKVKEALGYLPEV; encoded by the coding sequence ATGGAAAGAAAGATTCTATTAAGCGAAAACGAGATGCCTACTTATTGGTATAATGTGCTTGGGGATTTGCTCACACCCCTCAAGCCACCGCTAAATCCTCAAACAAAAAAACCTCTAACGGCAGAGGATTTAAAGATTTTTCCAGAGGCATTGATTGAGCAGGAGATGTCAACGCAAACGGAGATTGAGATTCCGCAAAAGGTAAGGGAGATCTATGCTCTGTGGAGGCCAACACCGCTTGTTAGGGCTTTGAATCTTGAGAAAGCTTTAGGAACGCCTGCAAAGATCTACTACAAAAACGAATCTGTATCACCAGCAGGTAGTCACAAACCCAATACAGCCATAGCGCAGGCTTATTACAACAAAGAAGCAGGTATCAAAACATTAACAACAGAAACGGGTGCCGGTCAGTGGGGTAGTGCGCTTGCACTTGCAGGTTCACTGCTTGGTATCAATGTGCGTGTTTATATGGTGAAAGTCAGCTACAATCAAAAGCCGTTTAGAAAATCAATGATTCATCTGTGGGGAGCTGAGGTTTTTGCATCACCCAGCAACAACACAAGGATAGGCAGAGAGATCCTTAAAAAAGACCCCGACAATCAGGGCAGTCTGGGTCTTGCAATTAGCGAGGCAATAGAGGATGCTGTGGAGCATGAAAACACAAACTACGCACTTGGCAGTGTGCTAAACCATGTATTGTTGCATCAAACGGTTATCGGTCTTGAGGCAAAAAAGCAGCTTGAGAAGGTTAACGATTATCCCGATGTGATTGTTGCCCCATGCGGCGGTGGCTCGAATCTTGGCGGTATATCGCTGCCGTTTATCAGGGATAAAATAAACGGCAAAGATGTAAGGGTGGTGGCTGTTGAGCCTGCAAGCTGTCCAACCTTAACAAAGGGTGTGTTTAGATACGATTATGCCGATGTTGCTAAGATGACGCCGCTTTTGAATATGTATACATTGGGTCATCAGTTTATGCCTCCATCCATCCATGCAGGTGGTTTGAGATACCACGGTGATTCACCGATTATCAGCCAGTTAAAGAAAGACGGATTGATTGAGGCTACAAGCTATAAACAGACAGAGGTGTTTGAGGCAGGTGTATTGTTTGCCAAAACAGAGGGTATTGTGCCTGCACCTGAAACCTGCCATGCAATTAAAGCGGCAGTTGATGAGGCTATTAAAGCAAAAGAAGAGGCAAAGGAAAAAACGATTTTGATCTGCTTCTCCGGTCATGGCCATTTTGATATGACCTCATATGATATGTATTTAAGCGGTCAGATGGAGGATTATGAGTATCCTGAAGAGAAGGTAAAAGAGGCGCTTGGGTATCTGCCGGAGGTCTAA
- a CDS encoding ABC transporter substrate-binding protein, protein MKRLLVLLFVLLFSVNSFAKVRIFIIQSYSKNDLCGVPQLKGFLNEMRYYGYNDNNTLYKIVFLKTKTVNITKKQQRAIADKVYKEILNFKPNIVVLFDDPAFRLFARRLLGKPFYVVFSGINVLPSVYNKKLHFMKNRIPTANIVGVYEKLHIAESVEFMQKILGNGKIAVVSSKDLIGRIVKNQIIYELKQAHLSNLFVFFDVDSVNELKRALERINKDKSIVAYILNTHSLSFNGKRIDIFHIIPIAIKIARKPDIAINTTFAKAGLFGGVAIDFKAMGRQAADMAVKLLNETDINKLKIENAQKALLVINLKRAKQLNIKLPISVLNALDEAY, encoded by the coding sequence ATGAAGCGGCTGTTGGTATTACTGTTTGTGTTACTGTTTTCTGTGAATAGCTTTGCAAAGGTGAGGATTTTTATCATTCAAAGCTACTCAAAAAACGATCTATGCGGTGTTCCTCAACTAAAGGGTTTTCTAAATGAGATGAGATATTACGGTTATAACGATAACAATACACTCTATAAGATTGTATTTTTAAAAACAAAAACCGTAAATATTACAAAAAAACAGCAGAGGGCTATAGCGGATAAGGTTTATAAGGAGATTTTAAACTTTAAACCTAACATTGTTGTTCTGTTTGATGATCCGGCCTTCAGGCTTTTTGCAAGGCGACTGCTGGGTAAGCCGTTTTATGTTGTATTTAGCGGCATAAATGTTCTGCCTTCGGTTTACAATAAAAAGTTGCATTTTATGAAAAACAGGATACCAACAGCCAATATTGTAGGTGTTTATGAAAAACTGCATATAGCAGAAAGCGTTGAATTTATGCAAAAAATCTTGGGTAATGGTAAGATTGCCGTTGTATCAAGTAAGGATTTAATAGGCAGAATCGTTAAAAATCAGATTATCTATGAATTAAAACAGGCTCATCTGTCGAATTTGTTTGTGTTTTTTGATGTTGATAGCGTCAATGAGCTTAAAAGAGCTCTTGAAAGAATCAACAAAGATAAATCTATTGTTGCATATATTTTAAACACACACTCTCTTTCTTTTAACGGCAAAAGGATTGATATTTTTCACATCATTCCTATTGCAATTAAAATTGCCAGAAAACCTGATATAGCTATTAATACAACATTTGCAAAAGCAGGGCTTTTTGGTGGTGTTGCGATTGATTTTAAAGCTATGGGCAGACAGGCTGCAGATATGGCTGTAAAACTACTAAATGAAACTGATATCAATAAATTAAAAATAGAGAATGCACAAAAAGCCCTGCTTGTTATAAACCTCAAAAGGGCAAAACAGTTAAACATAAAACTCCCTATAAGCGTTTTGAATGCGTTAGATGAAGCTTATTAA